The segment ACGTCGCTGGCGGCAGAGGGCTATTACGACGGGGTTCGGTTCCACCGCGTCATCCCGGGTTTCATGATTCAGGGCGGCGACCCGAACTCACGCGACATGCCCCGTGGTATGCACGGAACCGGCGGTCCTGAGAAGAAGCTGAACGCAGAATTCAATCACATCCCCCACACTCCGGGCATCCTTAGCATGGCGCGCACGAGCGATCCGAACTCGGCAGGTAGTCAGTTTTTCATCATGCACAACCGCCACGTGGACTCGCTGGACGGACAGTACACCGTCTTCGGTCAGGTGATCGAGGGCATGGACGTCGTGGATGCGATCGCCAACCTTCCTCGCGATGGTCGCGACAATCCAAACGAGGATAACCCCGCGATCATGGAGTCGGTAACAGTCGGCACCTGGGAGTAACTTAAGGAATCAGCGGGCTCGGTGACAGAGTAGTCATCGATATGCTGACACCGGGCCAAGACCATGCTTAGTTCTTCGAAGATCGCGATCGTGGGCTCGGGCCAGATGGCCGAGGCCGTGCTGGGTGGGCTGCTGAGCCAGGGCTCGATCGCGCCGTACCAAGTCATCGGTAGCGGCCCGCGCGCTTCCCGCGGCGACAAGCTCGCCGCGCAGTACGGGATCCGCACCACGACCGACAATCGCGCTGCGGTCGAGGGTGCGGACATCGTTCTGCTGGGCATCAAGCCTCAGATGGCCGCACCGGTTCTGCCCGAGCTCGCCCCGGTCATCAAAAGGGATGCGCTGGTGGTTTCCATCGCGGCGGGCATCACACTTGCAACGCTGTCCGAGGGCCTGGGACACCCCGCCGTCGTTCGGGCGATGCCGAACACCCCTGGCAAGATCAACGCGGGCATTACGGTTTGGACTTGCTCCGAGGCCGTCACTGAGGTTCAGAAGCGGCAGGCGGCGGCCCTCCTGAGCGCGCTTGGCGATGAAGTTTTCGTCGAGCATGAGCGGTACATCGACATGGCGACCGCGCTGAGCGGAACGGGTCCCATGTACGTGCTCCTGTTCATGGAGTCCCTGGTGGATGCTGGAGTGCGGATGGGGCTGCCCCGGTACCTGGCCGAGCGGCTGGTGCTCCAAACGGTGAAGGGCTCAGCCGAGTACGCTCAGCTGACCGGCCACCATCTGGCGCAATTGCGCAATGATGTGACATCCCCCGGCGGCACTTCCGCCGAGGCGCTCCACGAACTCGACCGGGCAGGTTTTCGGCCCGCCATCGGGAATGCGGTGATGGCGGCGTTTCGACGGTCAGTCGAGCTAGGCGAACCTAAACGCTGAGTCCGAGTTGGATGAGCTGCAGAGGATTGCCACTCGGGTCCTTGATATCGAGGACCGCCCCGGAGGGTGTGCCGTGAAATGCGTCGGCGCACCACGCTCCCACTGCTCTCAGAGCTGCTTGCGCGGCGACCAAGTCGGCCACCGCCAGACACAGCACAACACCTCCGCGTGGTGTCTCGCCAGGCACAAACGGAGGATGCAGGCCGAGCGTCGTGCCAAAGCAATCGAGACTCGTCCAATAGGGCGATTCGATTTGTGTTTTCAGCCCGAGGACATCTCGGTAGAAGGTGGTGGCCGCCGCCATGTCGTCAACTTCGATGACGATGGTGTGGAGCGACCGGACCATCAGAACGCCATTCCTTCGTAGTCTCGGATCAAGCCAACGACTTTGCCGATCACCCTGGCGTCGTCATCAGGTTGCACGACGATCGGCTCATAAGCTGGGTTGCTTGGCAAGAGCCGGATCCCATTCTTGTCCTTGCTGAACCGCTTGACGGTGGCGTCATTGTTGAGCAAGAAGGCGACGATATCCCCTTGGTTGGCGGTGCTTTGAGGCTTGATGACGACCAAATCGCGTGGCATGATTCCTTCATCACGCATCGAGTCGCCCTTGATCCGGAGCATGAACGCACCTTGCATGTTTCGCACCATATCGCTGGGGACGGGGATCAGGTCATCGATCTGCTCGTCGGCCAGGATAGGCGTGCCAGCGGCGATGGTCCCGACCAATGGCAACATCGTCACGCGGCTTTCCGCCTGATAGGCTGGGTGCACTACGCGGATGGACCGAGGGGTCTTGGCTCGGGTGATATAGCCCTTCTTCTCCAAAGCGTCTAGGTGCACGGTGACACCTCTCAGCGAC is part of the Chthonomonas sp. genome and harbors:
- a CDS encoding VOC family protein; this encodes MVRSLHTIVIEVDDMAAATTFYRDVLGLKTQIESPYWTSLDCFGTTLGLHPPFVPGETPRGGVVLCLAVADLVAAQAALRAVGAWCADAFHGTPSGAVLDIKDPSGNPLQLIQLGLSV
- the lexA gene encoding transcriptional repressor LexA, with product MAKHLTSRQEGILQYILGYVQRHGYPPSIREIGAEFDIGSLRGVTVHLDALEKKGYITRAKTPRSIRVVHPAYQAESRVTMLPLVGTIAAGTPILADEQIDDLIPVPSDMVRNMQGAFMLRIKGDSMRDEGIMPRDLVVIKPQSTANQGDIVAFLLNNDATVKRFSKDKNGIRLLPSNPAYEPIVVQPDDDARVIGKVVGLIRDYEGMAF
- a CDS encoding peptidylprolyl isomerase, coding for MTLSATAAPGATAPAAGDTIAIVETNHGRIVLKFFPEVAPGHVANFTSLAAEGYYDGVRFHRVIPGFMIQGGDPNSRDMPRGMHGTGGPEKKLNAEFNHIPHTPGILSMARTSDPNSAGSQFFIMHNRHVDSLDGQYTVFGQVIEGMDVVDAIANLPRDGRDNPNEDNPAIMESVTVGTWE
- a CDS encoding pyrroline-5-carboxylate reductase, translating into MLSSSKIAIVGSGQMAEAVLGGLLSQGSIAPYQVIGSGPRASRGDKLAAQYGIRTTTDNRAAVEGADIVLLGIKPQMAAPVLPELAPVIKRDALVVSIAAGITLATLSEGLGHPAVVRAMPNTPGKINAGITVWTCSEAVTEVQKRQAAALLSALGDEVFVEHERYIDMATALSGTGPMYVLLFMESLVDAGVRMGLPRYLAERLVLQTVKGSAEYAQLTGHHLAQLRNDVTSPGGTSAEALHELDRAGFRPAIGNAVMAAFRRSVELGEPKR